From Vitis vinifera cultivar Pinot Noir 40024 chromosome 5, ASM3070453v1, the proteins below share one genomic window:
- the LOC100266937 gene encoding chitinase-like protein 2: MVERSVLIGLAVAAIVAVVVVEGDSSVKTLVKTVKGKKVCDKGWECKGWSEFCCNLTISDYFQTYQFENLFSKRNSPVAHAVGFWDYRSFILASAVYQPLGFGTTGGKVMQMKELAAFLGHVGCKTSCGYGVATGGPLSWGLCYNKEMSPSKSYCDDFYKYTYPCTPGAEYYGRGALPIFWNYNYGATGEALKVNLLDHPEYIEQNATLAFQAAIWRWMTPVKKSQPSAHDVFVGNWKPTKNDTLAKRVPGFGTTMNILYGDQVCGQGDVDSMNNIISHYQYYLDLLGVGREQAGPHENVTCAEQIAFNPSYTASS; this comes from the exons ATGGTTGAACGCAGCGTTTTGATAGGGTTGGCGGTGGCGGCGATTgtggcggtggtggtggtggaggggGACTCCTCGGTGAAGACACTGGTGAAGACGGTAAAGGGAAAGAAGGTGTGCGACAAGGGGTGGGAATGTAAGGGGTGGTCGGAGTTCTGCTGCAATTTGACGATTTCGGACTATTTCCAGACTTACCAGTTCGAGAACCTCTTTTCCAAGCGCAACTCGCCGGTGGCCCACGCCGTCGGCTTCTGGGATTACCGCTCATTCATCCTCGCCTCTGCGGTCTACCAGCCGCTTGGCTTCGGCACCACCGGCGGCAAGGTCATGCAGATGAAGGAGCTGGCCGCATTCCTCGGCCACGTCGGCTGCAAAACTTCAT GTGGGTACGGAGTGGCCACAGGAGGGCCATTGTCCTGGGGTCTCTGCTACAACAAGGAAATGAGCCCCAGTAAGTCATACTGTGACGATTTCTACAAATACACCTACCCCTGCACTCCTGGTGCCGAATACTATGGCCGTGGTGCATTGCCTATCTTCTG GAACTACAACTATGGAGCAACTGGAGAAGCCTTGAAGGTGAATCTGCTGGACCATCCAGAATACATCGAACAAAATGCTACCTTGGCCTTCCAGGCTGCAATTTGGAGGTGGATGACCCCAGTTAAGAAGTCACAGCCTTCTGCACATGACGTCTTTGTTGGCAACTGGAAGCCCACCAAGAATGACACTTTGGCCAAGCGGGTGCCTGGTTTTGGAACCACAATGAACATTCTATACGGGGACCAGGTTTGCGGGCAGGGCGACGTTGATTCCATGAACAACATCATCTCCCATTACCAATATTACCTCGACCTGTTGGGTGTTGGTAGAGAACAGGCAGGACCCCACGAAAACGTCACCTGTGCTGAGCAGATTGCATTCAACCCATCCTACACTGCATCCTCTTAA